From Nymphaea colorata isolate Beijing-Zhang1983 chromosome 6, ASM883128v2, whole genome shotgun sequence, a single genomic window includes:
- the LOC116256436 gene encoding protein ABCI7, chloroplastic, with amino-acid sequence MAAATSSSTIHLSGLLPSASPPRLRRSYPFLSSSSSSRRRLRTFRSSRTAAIVCFSDPFVLELAEKIEDSVPPLPSSPPLPLLRLRESASRSLLSQRWPTQKDEAFRFTDTRFLRHSLINPVQPSSVPPSTALDYGDDDHQHHRILHIVDGQLLPSSPPSISSDLPESVFVGPLSAIQDEALLNRVLSSFSSDFQEADLFWSLNGIGVPDVVVIFIPTGCIVEKPLHFVLYSNQGGGIGGKNEGDPSSVAISNPRMLVLVEAGGQVGIVEEFVGSGDSGAYWTNSVMEMVIEEGGKVSHTYIQRQADNSTHTKWTRVHQAATSSYNLIETSTGGKLSRHNLHIQQHGSDTVTELSTFHLAGSNQAQDLHSRLVLDHPRGYGRQLHKCIVADSSGQAIFDGNIQVNKYAQQTDAGQLTRSLLLAPRATVNVKPNLQIVADDVKCSHGAAISDLEDDQLFYFQARGVDLQTARNALIFSFAAEVIERLPSSLLRRKVEDNVKSLLAAKGAIL; translated from the exons ATGGCCGCCGCCACTTCATCCTCCACGATCCATCTTTCTGGGCTACTGCCATCAGCATCACCCCCTCGTCTCCGCCGCTCATACCCATTCTTATCATCGTCGTCATCCTCCAGACGGAGATTGAGGACGTTTCGCTCCTCTCGCACCGCTGCAATTGTCTGTTTCTCCGACCCCTTCGTGCTAGAGCTGGCCGAGAAGATCGAGGACTCGGTTCCTCCTCTCCCCTCCTCACCACCGCTGCCCCTCCTCAGACTTCGGGAGTCTGCCTCCCGCTCCCTCCTCAGCCAGAGGTGGCCCACCCAGAAGGATGAAGCCTTCCGCTTCACTGACACCAGATTCCTCAGGCACTCCCTTATCAACCCCGTACAGCCCTCCTCCGTTCCTCCTTCCACCGCTCTCGACTACGGCGACGACGACCACCAACACCACCGCATCCTCCATATAGTAGACGGCCAGTTGCTTCCCTCTTCTCCACCCAGCATCTCCAGTGACCTCCCGGAATCCGTCTTCGTCGGACCCCTTTCTGCTATTCAAGACGAGGCTCTTCTGAACCGGGTCCTCAGCTCCTTCTCCTCCGACTTCCAGGAAGCAGATCTCTTCTGGTCCCTCAATGGCATCGGCGTGCCAGACGTCGTCGTCATCTTCATCCCGACTGGTTGCATTGTGGAGAAGCCTCTTCACTTCGTGCTCTATTCCAATCAAGGCGGCGGCATCGGAGGCAAGAACGAAGGCGACCCATCATCGGTGGCGATATCGAATCCTCGAATGCTAGTTTTGGTAGAGGCTGGCGGCCAGGTTGGGATAGTTGAGGAGTTTGTGGGTAGCGGAGATTCAGGGGCTTACTGGACCAATTCGGTGATGGAGATGGTGATCGAGGAAGGAGGGAAGGTTTCTCATACTTATATCCAGAGACAAGCTGATAATTCCACCCACACAAAGTGGACTCGTGTTCATCAG GCTGCAACTAGTAGCTATAATCTTATAGAGACAAGTACGGGTGGAAAGTTAAGCAGACACAATCTTCACATTCAGCAGCATGGTTCTGACACAGTCACAGAATTATCCACGTTTCATTTGGCTGGAAGTAACCAAGCACAGGATTTGCACAGCAGACTGGTCTTGGATCATCCAAGAGGTTATGGTCGGCAACTTCACAAGTGCATAGTTGCCGATTCATCAGGCCAAGCTATCTTTGATGGCAATATCCAAGTCAACAA GTATGCACAGCAAACAGATGCAGGTCAACTAACAAGAAGCCTCCTTCTAGCTCCCCGTGCTACAGTCAATGTTAAGCCCAACCTGCAAATAGTTGCTGATGATGTGAAATGTTCCCATGGAGCTGCCATAAGTGATCTTGAAGATGACCAGCTCTTCTATTTTCAGGCACGTGGTGTCGATTTGCAGACTGCCAGAAATGCGctcatcttttcttttgctGCCGAGGTAATTGAACGCCTACCTTCCTCCCTCCTTCGCAGGAAGGTAGAGGATAATGTCAAAAGTTTACTTGCAGCTAAAGGAGCCATCTTATAG